In Rhodopirellula sp. P2, the DNA window TGGGTGGGTACCGTGGCAGTGACGGGGTGCCGCCGAGTGGCTCGACGATCGATTATGAACTGAGCAAGGTTTTGCCGCAGACATTGCTGCCGCACCTGTGCATCGGCATGGACTCGATCGAGAACATGAAGACCAAACCCACCATCGCGACTTTGTCAGCCAGCGGTGCGGGATCGCCCATCTTCATGCATTCCAACCCGAATCATCTCTATCAGATGCTCTACGGCGGCATCTCATCAGGCGACATTCGATTGCAACACGAGGCGAGATCGAGCGTGCTCAGCCAAATCGAATTGCTGGCTGCGAGCAAAGGACAATCGCTCCCGCCATCCGATCAACAACGCTACGGCCAATTCGTTCAAGGCTTCCAAGAGGTCAACGGATTGCGAGATCGGCTGGACACCGTTTCCGATCACCTGCGGAAGTTTGCACCGGAAGTGGATGAGCGATACAGCAACCCTGAGTTTGAAACCGACTGGCATGATCGGCTGCTCGACCTAGGAATCTCCGCTCTCTCGTCCGGCATCACCAACACGCTGACCATTGGTTCCGGACGCGGCGAAATCTTCGGTGCTTGGAAAGGTCTGGGTATCGAACAACAAGGCCACAACTTGGGACACATGGACCAGCCCGACAATCCGATCTGGATCAAAATCCGGCAGTACAACAGCCGCATGCTAGTTCGGATCATGGAAAAACTGGACAGCGTGCCCGAAGGCAGCGGCACAATGATGGACAACACTCTGATCGTGTACACCAGCAACAACGCCGACAAACAGCACACCAACGGAGCGAACTGGCCGGTCATGCTGCTGGGCAACCTCGATGGGGCGTTCAAAAGCGGTTGCTTCACACAAATCGAGGGCAAGCGTCCGATCAACGCGCTCTACACATCTCTGTTGCGTGCCGCCGGTCAAAACGTCGACCGCTTCAACATGGATGACAAGATGGCGAAGAAGTATGACGACAGCAACGGTCCACTCAAAGAAGTGCTGGCATAGCAATGATGAAGTCTCGTCGAAGTGATTGCCCACGGTTGCTTGCATTGGTGATTGTGTTGTTCGGCATTGGCCCGTTGGCCCGCGCCGAAACGTACACGCCAGGTCAACCGATCGACCAAGACTTCGCGGGATTTGCGGAGCCGTTTTTGACGGACCACTGCATCGATTGTCATGGTGAGTCCGATCCAGAGGGCGATCTCTC includes these proteins:
- a CDS encoding DUF1552 domain-containing protein, producing the protein MLSRRNLLQGIAAGAGAAFAAPLCPERLLASANANSTPKRIIFFMQNQGFDPKTCIPAGMKHSGSLGKAKLPEPISALEPYKERLHIINGLHGLHTSPSHSAFFGALGGYRGSDGVPPSGSTIDYELSKVLPQTLLPHLCIGMDSIENMKTKPTIATLSASGAGSPIFMHSNPNHLYQMLYGGISSGDIRLQHEARSSVLSQIELLAASKGQSLPPSDQQRYGQFVQGFQEVNGLRDRLDTVSDHLRKFAPEVDERYSNPEFETDWHDRLLDLGISALSSGITNTLTIGSGRGEIFGAWKGLGIEQQGHNLGHMDQPDNPIWIKIRQYNSRMLVRIMEKLDSVPEGSGTMMDNTLIVYTSNNADKQHTNGANWPVMLLGNLDGAFKSGCFTQIEGKRPINALYTSLLRAAGQNVDRFNMDDKMAKKYDDSNGPLKEVLA